A genomic segment from Segniliparus rotundus DSM 44985 encodes:
- a CDS encoding membrane protein, which yields MLAEGPPAPGSCEPAPRSKAHETLEDYTLRFAPRSYRRWGVWTVSVSALGGIAYLADFAIGANIGISYGTGNALIGIGIFAVVIMLTGFPIAYYCARYNIDLDLVTRGSGFGYYGSVVTNIIFATFTFIFFALEGSIMAQGLKLGLSIPLWLGYLFSSALIIPLVMYGMKALSALQVWTTPIWLVLMVAPFGYLLWRHPESASAFFAYAGKDHCGVSFAGSMLAAGVCLSLIAQIAEQADYLRFMPPKTPQNSRTWWSAVLLAGPGWVVFGAVKQVVGLFLAVYLIGGAVDPGVANQPVHQFLAIYQNMMPPWAAMALAVVLVVISQIKINVTNAYSGSLAWTNSFTRVTKHYPGRLLFVVLNVGIALALMEADMFAFLNNILSFYANCGIAWIVTVASDIAINKHLLKISPKVPEFRRGMLYDFCPVGFGSMMIAAGVSILAYFGALGSAIQPYSPLVAAVLALVLPPVLALATGGRHYLRRQDDGIAVPMFDEHGNPSSELLHCHVTGMQFERPDMIASAVPGPDGEVRYISSLALSCDKTGAHILPADPPVSAQKPMGR from the coding sequence GTGCTCGCCGAAGGGCCGCCCGCCCCTGGCTCTTGTGAGCCGGCCCCAAGGTCAAAGGCGCATGAGACGCTTGAGGACTACACGCTGCGGTTCGCCCCGCGCAGCTACCGGCGCTGGGGGGTGTGGACGGTTTCGGTCTCCGCGCTCGGCGGCATCGCCTATCTCGCCGACTTCGCCATCGGCGCGAACATCGGCATCAGCTACGGCACGGGCAACGCGCTGATCGGCATCGGGATCTTCGCGGTCGTCATCATGCTGACCGGCTTCCCGATCGCCTACTACTGCGCGCGCTACAACATCGACCTGGACCTGGTGACCCGGGGCAGCGGGTTCGGCTATTACGGCAGCGTCGTCACCAACATCATCTTCGCGACCTTCACGTTCATCTTCTTCGCGCTCGAGGGCTCGATCATGGCGCAAGGGCTCAAACTGGGCCTGTCGATCCCGCTGTGGCTCGGCTACCTGTTCTCGTCGGCGCTCATCATCCCGCTGGTGATGTACGGGATGAAAGCACTCTCGGCGCTCCAGGTCTGGACGACGCCGATCTGGCTGGTGCTCATGGTGGCCCCGTTCGGCTACCTGCTCTGGCGCCATCCGGAATCGGCTTCCGCGTTTTTCGCGTACGCGGGCAAGGACCATTGCGGCGTGAGCTTCGCGGGGTCCATGCTCGCCGCGGGCGTCTGCCTCTCGCTCATCGCGCAGATCGCGGAACAGGCCGACTATTTGCGGTTCATGCCGCCCAAGACCCCGCAGAACAGCCGCACGTGGTGGTCGGCGGTGCTGTTGGCCGGACCAGGGTGGGTCGTGTTCGGCGCGGTCAAACAGGTCGTCGGCCTCTTTCTGGCGGTCTACCTGATCGGCGGCGCTGTCGATCCTGGGGTCGCGAACCAGCCAGTGCATCAGTTCCTGGCGATTTACCAAAACATGATGCCGCCGTGGGCGGCGATGGCTTTGGCGGTCGTGCTCGTGGTCATCAGCCAGATCAAGATCAATGTGACCAACGCGTACTCGGGATCGCTGGCGTGGACGAACTCGTTCACCAGGGTCACCAAGCACTATCCTGGCCGCTTGCTCTTCGTCGTGCTCAACGTCGGCATCGCTTTGGCGCTCATGGAGGCGGACATGTTCGCCTTCCTGAACAACATCTTGAGCTTCTACGCCAACTGCGGCATCGCCTGGATCGTGACCGTGGCTTCCGATATCGCGATCAACAAGCACCTGCTCAAGATTTCCCCCAAAGTCCCCGAGTTCCGCAGGGGGATGCTGTACGACTTCTGCCCCGTGGGCTTCGGCTCCATGATGATCGCCGCAGGCGTCTCGATCCTCGCCTACTTCGGCGCGCTGGGATCTGCGATCCAGCCGTATTCGCCCCTGGTCGCCGCCGTCCTCGCGCTCGTGCTCCCGCCGGTGCTCGCGCTCGCCACCGGCGGGCGGCATTATTTGCGCCGCCAAGACGACGGCATCGCTGTGCCCATGTTCGACGAGCACGGCAACCCCTCCTCGGAACTGCTGCACTGCCATGTCACAGGCATGCAGTTCGAGCGGCCGGACATGATCGCGTCGGCGGTGCCCGGACCGGACGGGGAAGTGCGCTACATCAGTTCGCTCGCCCTCTCGTGCGACAAGACCGGCGCCCATATCCTTCCCGCCGATCCGCCAGTCTCGGCGCAAAAGCCGATGGGAAGATGA
- a CDS encoding DHA2 family efflux MFS transporter permease subunit, which produces MPEDRDRSPWFALAALCVGFFMILVDVTIVSVAQKAIMIDLRADLNSVVWVTSAYLLAGAVPLLVSGRLGDRFGPRPVYLVGLVVFTAASAWCGCSHTVGELIAARAAQGAGSALMTPQTMALITRVFPSAKVGSAMGAWGATAGVATLVGPLAGGVIVDRLGWQWIFFINVPVGLVGFVLAARLLPRLPPHRRPLDAAGVVLSGLGLFSLVLGLQEGERWDWDARPWSLILLGLVLLAGFVMWEGARPQAPLMPLELFRDRNFTVSSAVVAAVSFTMSGFMLPVMLYLQLVLGFSAVHAALATTPMALVSGLLAPPLGRLADRCRPMAVIGSGVVLLGAGICWFAAVATAGASQWQLVAPMAVVGAGVGATYSPLGAAATRNLPAHAAGAGAGVYNTTRMVGSVLGAASVGGLMQMLVADKLPGQGTARPSDLAGELPVFLRPAFSSAMSQSMLLCVVVLAFAALGAVCYPSARATSSGDPGAADAPAV; this is translated from the coding sequence ATGCCCGAAGACCGCGACCGCAGCCCGTGGTTCGCTTTGGCCGCGTTGTGCGTCGGCTTTTTCATGATTTTGGTGGACGTCACGATTGTGTCCGTCGCACAGAAAGCGATCATGATCGACTTGCGCGCCGACCTGAACTCCGTCGTGTGGGTCACCAGCGCGTACCTGCTCGCCGGGGCGGTGCCCCTGTTGGTCTCCGGCAGGCTGGGCGACCGGTTCGGGCCCAGACCGGTCTATCTCGTGGGACTGGTGGTCTTCACGGCGGCTTCCGCGTGGTGCGGGTGCTCGCACACGGTGGGCGAGCTCATCGCGGCGCGCGCGGCGCAGGGCGCTGGCAGCGCGCTCATGACTCCGCAGACCATGGCGTTGATCACGAGGGTCTTCCCGAGCGCGAAGGTCGGCTCGGCGATGGGGGCGTGGGGGGCCACGGCGGGCGTCGCCACGCTCGTCGGCCCGTTGGCGGGCGGTGTGATCGTGGACCGGCTCGGCTGGCAGTGGATCTTCTTCATCAACGTCCCGGTCGGCTTGGTCGGCTTTGTGTTGGCGGCGCGGCTGCTGCCGCGTCTGCCGCCCCACCGCCGCCCGCTCGACGCCGCCGGCGTGGTGCTGTCGGGGCTCGGGCTTTTCTCCCTCGTCCTCGGCTTGCAGGAAGGCGAGCGCTGGGACTGGGACGCGCGGCCCTGGTCGCTGATCCTCCTCGGCCTCGTCCTGTTGGCCGGGTTCGTGATGTGGGAGGGCGCGCGCCCGCAAGCCCCGCTGATGCCGTTGGAGCTGTTCCGCGACCGGAATTTCACGGTGTCCTCGGCAGTGGTGGCGGCAGTCTCGTTCACCATGAGCGGGTTCATGCTGCCTGTCATGTTGTACCTCCAGCTCGTCCTGGGGTTCTCGGCTGTCCACGCCGCTCTGGCGACCACGCCGATGGCGCTGGTCTCTGGTCTTCTCGCCCCGCCCTTGGGCAGGCTCGCGGACCGATGCCGCCCGATGGCCGTGATCGGCTCTGGCGTTGTTCTGTTGGGCGCGGGCATCTGCTGGTTCGCGGCCGTCGCCACAGCGGGCGCGAGCCAGTGGCAACTCGTGGCTCCGATGGCCGTGGTCGGCGCGGGAGTCGGGGCGACGTACTCGCCGCTCGGCGCCGCCGCGACGCGGAACCTGCCCGCGCACGCCGCAGGCGCCGGGGCGGGGGTGTACAACACCACCCGCATGGTCGGCTCGGTGCTGGGCGCAGCTTCTGTCGGCGGGCTCATGCAGATGCTGGTCGCGGACAAGCTGCCGGGCCAGGGGACCGCCCGTCCATCAGATCTTGCGGGCGAGCTGCCGGTGTTTTTGCGCCCGGCGTTCTCCTCGGCGATGAGCCAGTCGATGCTGCTCTGCGTCGTGGTGCTCGCCTTCGCCGCGCTCGGGGCGGTCTGTTATCCGAGCGCGCGGGCCACGTCTTCTGGCGATCCGGGCGCGGCGGACGCGCCCGCTGTGTGA
- a CDS encoding 2-hydroxyacid dehydrogenase yields MAETAGATIRVLGDFAASSVLQAEASVVRPWLDVAFPGSEEAGRAAALSRCDVIWHGLRPLGAADFDQAPNLRLVQKFGVGFDTVDLDAARARGVAVANMPGVNAPAVAEGAVMLILAAIRALPEQDRRTRAGLWMRDISYLERSREVAGLTVGLVGYGDIAKRIERVLLAMGACVLHTSTKPDGSPQWRSFDDLLAASDVVSLHVPGNAATRKLFGAEAFAKMRAGAVLVNTARGSIVDEQALLAALESGHLAAAGLDVFEQEPVDPQNPLLGLSNVVVTPHLTWLTEQTNSRMLEAAVENCRRLREGEPFEHRII; encoded by the coding sequence ATGGCTGAAACTGCAGGCGCGACGATCAGGGTGCTCGGAGATTTTGCCGCTTCGTCGGTGCTGCAGGCCGAAGCGAGCGTCGTGCGGCCTTGGCTCGACGTGGCTTTCCCGGGCAGTGAGGAAGCAGGCCGCGCGGCGGCGTTGTCGCGGTGCGACGTGATCTGGCATGGGCTGCGCCCGCTCGGAGCGGCCGATTTCGACCAGGCGCCGAACTTGCGCTTGGTGCAGAAATTCGGCGTCGGCTTCGACACAGTCGACCTCGACGCCGCGCGGGCGCGCGGCGTCGCCGTGGCGAACATGCCCGGAGTGAACGCCCCGGCGGTCGCGGAGGGCGCGGTGATGCTGATCCTCGCCGCGATCCGGGCCCTGCCCGAGCAGGACCGGCGCACTCGCGCCGGGCTGTGGATGCGCGATATCTCCTACTTGGAGCGCTCTCGCGAGGTCGCGGGGCTCACGGTGGGGTTGGTCGGCTACGGCGATATCGCCAAACGGATCGAGCGGGTGCTGCTCGCCATGGGCGCGTGCGTGCTGCACACCTCGACGAAGCCGGACGGCTCGCCGCAATGGCGCAGTTTCGACGATCTGCTCGCGGCTTCCGATGTGGTCTCGCTGCATGTTCCAGGCAATGCTGCCACCCGCAAGCTCTTCGGCGCGGAGGCCTTCGCCAAAATGCGCGCCGGCGCTGTGCTGGTCAACACCGCGCGGGGCTCGATCGTCGACGAGCAGGCCCTGCTCGCCGCTCTTGAGTCCGGCCATCTCGCGGCAGCGGGCCTCGACGTCTTCGAGCAGGAGCCCGTCGATCCGCAGAACCCCCTGCTCGGGCTGAGCAATGTCGTGGTCACCCCCCATCTGACATGGTTGACCGAGCAGACCAACTCGCGCATGCTCGAGGCGGCGGTCGAGAATTGCCGGCGGCTGCGCGAAGGAGAGCCGTTCGAGCATCGGATCATCTGA
- a CDS encoding ABC transporter ATP-binding protein/permease, protein MAQSMDWSHEALASTMWVVAAAALCAVLLALFLTPVVAFTAWGKRLARVGGGFFTARGCRARAWGLMALLLFETVAGVRVSVVFSYQFRDLLNAVQGGAEALALRDGGKLAQAQHMFWFSFAISAVLAVLIVLVAVVDVWAQRAFALRWRMWLNDRLLEDWLGGAAFYRDRFLENPVRNPDQRIQMDVEAITTKTTVLSVGAAKALLLAVSFSKILWQLSPKVSVFGVAVPSMVVIAYLFALAVSAAAFWIGSPLVRLNFASEGLNARYRYALVRFREAAEQVAFLRGGRSERARFDGAFAEIVANQRRIIASEVRLTGWNSALGSSTSGTLTFIVQAPRVFAGQLGTGELFQTHTAFGSLCGALEYFRGNYKEFTQLSAALLRVDEMLASNEQARALPRAAARELEAGLAVEGLTVRGADGAVLVEQLDLRLGRGGALLVKGPSGCGKTTLLRSLAGLWPHARGVCARPSGSLFLPQVPYVPLGDVRGALCYPQDSAEPDSRLREVLDKVGLACLGKCLDETQDWSAVLSPGEQQRLSLARALLAGPRAVFLDEATSALDEEFERKMYELLRAELPGAVLVSVGHRAAPALGHTSVLELLGRGRWQITDLPTVQYDRIL, encoded by the coding sequence ATGGCGCAATCGATGGACTGGTCGCACGAGGCGTTGGCCTCGACGATGTGGGTCGTGGCCGCCGCCGCGCTCTGCGCAGTGCTTCTGGCTCTTTTCCTGACTCCAGTCGTGGCGTTCACCGCGTGGGGCAAGCGGCTGGCCCGGGTGGGCGGCGGGTTCTTCACCGCCCGGGGATGCCGTGCGCGGGCGTGGGGCCTGATGGCGTTGTTGTTGTTCGAGACGGTGGCCGGGGTACGGGTCTCGGTCGTGTTCTCCTACCAGTTCCGCGACCTTTTGAACGCGGTGCAGGGCGGAGCCGAAGCGCTGGCGTTGCGCGACGGGGGCAAACTCGCCCAGGCGCAGCACATGTTTTGGTTCTCGTTCGCCATCAGCGCCGTCCTGGCGGTGTTGATCGTCTTGGTGGCGGTCGTGGATGTGTGGGCGCAGCGCGCGTTCGCGTTGCGTTGGCGGATGTGGCTGAACGATCGGCTGCTCGAGGACTGGCTTGGCGGTGCGGCGTTCTACCGGGACAGGTTCCTGGAAAATCCGGTCCGCAACCCCGACCAGCGGATCCAGATGGACGTCGAGGCGATCACCACCAAAACGACGGTGCTGTCCGTCGGAGCGGCCAAGGCGTTGCTCTTGGCGGTCTCGTTCTCCAAAATCCTCTGGCAGCTTTCCCCGAAAGTTTCGGTGTTCGGCGTGGCGGTGCCGTCCATGGTGGTCATCGCCTACCTGTTCGCGCTGGCAGTGTCCGCTGCGGCGTTCTGGATCGGTTCTCCGCTGGTGCGGTTGAACTTCGCGAGCGAGGGGCTCAACGCCCGCTACAGATACGCTTTGGTCCGCTTTCGGGAGGCGGCCGAGCAGGTGGCGTTCTTGCGGGGCGGGCGTTCTGAGCGCGCCCGGTTCGACGGGGCGTTCGCCGAGATCGTCGCGAACCAGCGGCGGATCATCGCCTCCGAGGTGCGCCTGACCGGATGGAACAGCGCCTTGGGGAGTTCGACGAGCGGCACGCTGACGTTCATCGTGCAGGCTCCCAGGGTGTTCGCCGGTCAGTTGGGAACCGGGGAGCTCTTCCAGACCCACACGGCGTTCGGCTCGTTGTGCGGCGCGCTGGAGTATTTCCGGGGGAACTACAAAGAGTTCACGCAGCTCAGCGCCGCGCTGCTGCGGGTGGACGAAATGCTCGCCTCGAACGAGCAGGCGCGGGCCTTGCCGAGGGCCGCCGCGAGGGAGCTCGAAGCGGGCCTTGCCGTGGAGGGGCTGACTGTGCGCGGCGCCGATGGAGCGGTGCTGGTCGAGCAGCTGGACCTGCGGCTCGGGCGCGGCGGCGCGCTGCTGGTGAAAGGCCCCTCTGGGTGCGGCAAGACGACGTTGTTGCGCAGCCTGGCCGGGCTGTGGCCGCACGCGCGGGGCGTGTGCGCGAGGCCGAGCGGGTCGTTGTTCCTGCCGCAGGTGCCCTATGTGCCGCTCGGCGATGTGCGCGGGGCGCTGTGTTATCCGCAGGACAGCGCGGAGCCGGATTCCCGCCTGCGCGAAGTGTTGGACAAAGTCGGGCTCGCCTGTCTCGGCAAATGTCTGGACGAAACGCAGGACTGGTCGGCGGTGCTCTCGCCGGGCGAGCAGCAACGGCTTTCTCTCGCGCGGGCGCTGCTCGCCGGGCCGCGGGCGGTCTTCCTGGACGAGGCGACTTCAGCGTTGGACGAGGAATTCGAACGCAAGATGTACGAGCTGCTGCGCGCCGAGCTTCCCGGCGCGGTGCTGGTGAGCGTCGGCCATCGCGCCGCCCCCGCCCTCGGGCACACGAGCGTGTTGGAGCTGCTCGGCCGGGGGCGCTGGCAGATCACAGACCTGCCAACCGTTCAGTACGACCGTATTCTCTGA
- a CDS encoding chorismate mutase yields the protein MGRIWHNTNTVTSSSSPSPAQEIAALRAEIDELDAQILAAIQRRTALSRRIGQLRMSQGQPRTVHSREIEVLSRFNDLGPEEGQQLGMLLLRLGRGKPGVPVQ from the coding sequence ATGGGTCGAATATGGCACAATACGAACACCGTGACCAGTTCCTCTTCGCCCTCCCCCGCTCAAGAGATCGCCGCGCTGCGGGCCGAAATCGACGAGCTCGACGCGCAAATACTCGCAGCGATCCAACGCCGCACCGCGCTCTCGCGCCGCATCGGGCAGCTGCGCATGTCGCAAGGGCAGCCCCGCACCGTGCACTCCCGTGAAATCGAAGTGCTCTCCCGGTTCAACGATCTCGGCCCGGAAGAGGGCCAGCAGCTCGGCATGCTGCTGCTGCGCCTGGGCCGGGGCAAACCGGGAGTGCCCGTCCAGTAA
- the pgi gene encoding glucose-6-phosphate isomerase: MSITHSAEWSRLAEHAQQLGETHLREIFAQDPNRGEDLVVTVGDLRVDYSKHRATRETFALLNRLAAAAGVEQRRDAMFAGDTINTTEGRAVLHTALRAPKGASVTLDGANVVAQVHDVLDKMGAFTDSLRNGTWRGATGERITTVVNIGIGGSDLGPAMADVALRHYADGGIAARFVSNIDPADLVANLADLDPATTLFIVASKTFTTLETLTNARAARAWLLEKLGAGEEAVAKHFVALSTNTEGVSEFGIDPNNMFEFWDWVGGRYSVWSAIGLSVMAVIGKERFAEFLAGARVVDEHFLNTPAQRNAPIILGLLGVWYSNFHGAQSRAVLPYAQDLRRFPAYLQQLTMESNGKSTTLSGLAVSADTGEIFWGEPGTNGQHAFYQLLHQGTRLIPADFIAFAHPAEDLPSEEKAADGSAASMHDLLISNFLAQSKVLAFGKTLEEILAEGVPAAIAPHKVMPGNRPSTSIFAPKLTPAVLGQLIALYEHQVFVEGAVWGVNSFDQWGVELGKAQAKALVGPLVAQNPEPVDDSSTQALLDWYRAQRR, translated from the coding sequence ATGAGCATCACGCACAGCGCCGAATGGTCCCGCCTCGCCGAGCACGCGCAGCAGCTCGGGGAAACCCATCTTCGGGAGATTTTCGCCCAAGACCCGAACCGGGGCGAGGACCTTGTGGTGACCGTCGGCGACCTGCGCGTCGACTACAGCAAGCACCGCGCGACACGGGAAACCTTCGCGCTGCTCAACCGGCTCGCCGCCGCCGCGGGCGTCGAGCAGCGCCGCGACGCGATGTTCGCCGGGGACACCATCAACACCACCGAAGGCCGCGCCGTGCTGCACACGGCCCTGCGCGCGCCGAAAGGCGCTTCGGTCACCCTGGACGGCGCAAATGTGGTCGCCCAGGTCCATGACGTGCTGGACAAAATGGGGGCGTTCACCGACTCGCTGCGCAACGGGACCTGGCGCGGCGCGACCGGCGAGCGCATCACCACAGTGGTCAACATCGGCATCGGCGGCTCGGACCTCGGGCCAGCGATGGCAGATGTGGCGTTGCGCCACTACGCGGACGGCGGGATAGCCGCCCGGTTCGTCTCGAACATCGACCCCGCCGACCTCGTCGCGAACCTCGCCGACCTCGACCCCGCGACAACGCTGTTCATCGTCGCCTCCAAGACCTTCACCACCTTGGAGACGCTCACCAACGCGCGCGCCGCCCGCGCGTGGCTCCTGGAAAAGCTCGGGGCAGGCGAGGAGGCCGTGGCGAAACACTTCGTCGCCCTGTCCACGAACACCGAGGGCGTGAGCGAATTCGGCATCGACCCGAACAACATGTTCGAGTTCTGGGACTGGGTCGGCGGGCGCTACTCGGTCTGGTCCGCCATCGGCCTCTCGGTCATGGCGGTCATCGGCAAAGAGCGCTTCGCCGAATTCCTCGCGGGCGCGCGGGTGGTGGACGAGCACTTCCTGAACACCCCTGCGCAGCGGAACGCGCCGATCATCCTCGGCCTGCTCGGCGTCTGGTACTCGAACTTCCACGGCGCGCAGTCCCGCGCCGTCCTCCCCTACGCGCAAGACCTGCGGCGCTTCCCCGCGTATCTGCAGCAGCTCACGATGGAGTCCAACGGCAAATCCACGACGCTCTCGGGCCTTGCTGTCAGCGCAGACACCGGCGAGATCTTCTGGGGCGAGCCGGGGACGAACGGGCAGCACGCCTTCTACCAGTTGCTGCACCAAGGCACCCGGTTGATCCCCGCCGATTTCATCGCGTTCGCCCATCCCGCCGAAGACCTGCCCAGCGAGGAGAAAGCGGCCGACGGCAGCGCCGCGAGCATGCACGACCTGCTCATCTCGAATTTCTTGGCCCAGTCCAAAGTGCTCGCGTTCGGCAAGACGCTGGAGGAAATCCTCGCCGAAGGCGTCCCGGCTGCAATCGCCCCCCACAAAGTGATGCCCGGCAACCGGCCGAGCACGTCGATCTTCGCGCCGAAGCTCACCCCAGCCGTCCTCGGCCAACTGATCGCCCTCTACGAGCACCAGGTCTTCGTGGAAGGCGCCGTCTGGGGAGTCAACTCCTTCGACCAATGGGGCGTGGAACTGGGCAAGGCCCAAGCCAAAGCGCTCGTGGGGCCGCTGGTCGCGCAGAACCCGGAGCCGGTGGACGACTCTTCGACCCAAGCCCTCCTCGACTGGTACCGGGCGCAGCGCCGATGA
- a CDS encoding carboxylesterase/lipase family protein, producing the protein MSAAEPIRRTVAQGVLRGSRDGGLVRFRGVPYAQPPVDELRFRDPQPPKPWQGERDATAFGPRCPQPSFGILSPPSKTPADEDCLYLNVTARDDGSARRPVLVFFHGGLNLIGDSFYPERGGGHLLDGSDAVLVTVGFRLGPFGYVHFDEFSTGKRPFDSNLGTKDQLAALRWVQENIGSFGGDPGNVTVWGQSSGANAVATLLAVPEARGLFAKAILHSPPAGAVLDKADGELYARMFLEALGAQPGEAQLALTRARQEELVGAVAKLGKLVPARRPGARHIAPMVDGAFLPERVLEAFSAGRTHPVPVIVGTNKDDVIVQLKWGGLAAEATDLRTALARCDPTRAAGADELYPGLPKRRSSAISLGGDLRYWIPSVALAEGQSRLAPTYMYRYEWSSRLTRLLGFGATHGIELLACFGPAEGPAPAVLALSGREERAELAHASANLRRRWLAFAQTGTPGDAWPAYRAEDRQTLLLGPRETAQSDPRAQHRRFWSGFDMAGLNHAASAR; encoded by the coding sequence ATGAGCGCCGCGGAGCCGATCCGGCGCACGGTCGCGCAGGGAGTCCTCCGGGGGTCGCGGGACGGCGGCCTCGTGCGCTTCCGCGGCGTGCCGTACGCGCAGCCCCCTGTGGACGAGTTGCGCTTTCGGGACCCACAGCCGCCGAAGCCGTGGCAAGGGGAGCGCGACGCGACCGCGTTCGGCCCGCGCTGCCCCCAGCCCTCGTTCGGAATCCTCTCCCCGCCGTCGAAAACCCCCGCCGACGAGGATTGCTTGTACCTCAACGTCACCGCGCGCGACGATGGCTCCGCGCGCAGGCCCGTGCTCGTGTTCTTCCACGGCGGGCTGAACCTCATCGGCGACTCGTTCTACCCGGAACGCGGCGGCGGGCACCTGCTGGACGGCTCGGACGCGGTGCTGGTGACGGTCGGGTTCCGGCTCGGCCCGTTCGGCTATGTGCATTTCGACGAGTTCAGCACGGGGAAACGGCCGTTCGACTCGAACCTGGGGACCAAGGACCAACTGGCGGCATTGCGCTGGGTCCAGGAGAACATCGGGTCGTTCGGCGGCGACCCCGGCAATGTGACCGTCTGGGGGCAGTCCTCCGGGGCCAACGCGGTCGCCACGCTCCTCGCCGTGCCTGAGGCGCGCGGCCTGTTCGCCAAAGCGATCCTGCACAGCCCGCCGGCAGGCGCTGTGCTGGACAAAGCGGACGGCGAATTGTACGCGCGGATGTTCCTCGAAGCGCTCGGGGCGCAGCCGGGCGAGGCGCAGCTCGCCCTGACCCGCGCGAGGCAGGAGGAGCTTGTGGGCGCTGTGGCCAAACTCGGCAAACTCGTCCCCGCGCGCAGGCCAGGCGCCCGGCACATCGCGCCCATGGTGGACGGGGCTTTCCTGCCCGAACGCGTCCTCGAAGCCTTCAGCGCAGGCCGGACGCATCCCGTTCCGGTGATCGTCGGCACGAACAAAGACGATGTGATCGTCCAGCTGAAATGGGGCGGCCTCGCCGCCGAGGCGACGGATCTGCGCACGGCCTTGGCCCGTTGCGACCCGACGCGGGCGGCGGGGGCCGACGAGCTCTACCCAGGACTGCCGAAGCGACGCTCGTCCGCCATCTCGCTGGGCGGGGATTTGCGCTATTGGATCCCCTCTGTCGCGCTCGCCGAAGGGCAGTCCCGTCTCGCCCCGACGTACATGTACCGCTACGAGTGGTCGAGCAGACTGACCCGCCTGCTGGGGTTCGGGGCAACGCACGGGATCGAGCTGCTCGCCTGCTTCGGGCCCGCCGAGGGGCCCGCGCCCGCCGTGCTGGCGCTCAGCGGACGCGAGGAGCGCGCCGAGCTGGCGCACGCCTCCGCGAACCTGCGGCGGCGCTGGCTCGCGTTCGCCCAAACAGGCACGCCCGGCGACGCATGGCCCGCGTATCGGGCTGAGGACCGGCAGACCCTGCTGCTCGGACCCCGCGAGACGGCCCAGTCCGACCCGCGCGCACAGCACCGGCGCTTCTGGTCGGGATTCGACATGGCCGGACTGAACCACGCGGCGAGCGCCCGGTGA
- a CDS encoding 3'(2'),5'-bisphosphate nucleotidase CysQ, with amino-acid sequence MTSDAEFAAQLARDTGQILLGVQRSALLEGHDLGDAGDLLAQEFIARVLGVRKPLDAVLSEEARDSAARLKARRVWIIDPLDGTSEFRRRGQDWAVHIALVEHGEPTAAAVSLPPRGKVFQSDTVPKATGLLTGRLIASRGRTPFEALLVAKRLHLQLVQANSAGVKAMAVVEGEADAYVHAGGQHQWDSAAPVGVALAAGLWCSRLSGAPLRYNGPDTYLPDLLICRMELKDEILSVLHAQRN; translated from the coding sequence GTGACAAGCGATGCGGAGTTCGCGGCGCAGCTTGCCCGCGACACAGGCCAGATCCTCCTCGGAGTCCAACGCTCGGCCCTGCTCGAGGGGCACGACCTCGGCGACGCGGGCGATCTGCTCGCCCAAGAGTTCATCGCCCGTGTGCTGGGCGTGCGCAAGCCGTTGGACGCGGTCCTGTCCGAAGAGGCCAGGGACAGCGCCGCCCGGCTGAAAGCGCGCCGCGTGTGGATCATCGACCCCTTGGACGGGACCAGCGAGTTCCGCCGCCGAGGACAGGATTGGGCCGTGCACATCGCGTTGGTGGAGCACGGCGAGCCCACGGCGGCCGCCGTGTCGTTGCCGCCGCGCGGGAAAGTTTTCCAATCCGACACAGTGCCGAAGGCGACAGGTTTGCTCACGGGGCGGCTCATCGCGAGCCGGGGCCGCACGCCGTTCGAGGCGCTGCTCGTCGCGAAACGGTTGCACTTGCAACTCGTGCAGGCGAACTCGGCAGGCGTGAAGGCGATGGCCGTGGTCGAAGGCGAAGCCGACGCGTATGTCCACGCTGGCGGCCAGCACCAATGGGACTCCGCCGCCCCTGTGGGGGTGGCGCTCGCCGCCGGGCTCTGGTGTTCGCGCCTCTCCGGCGCGCCGTTGCGCTACAACGGGCCGGACACCTACCTGCCGGACCTGTTGATCTGCCGCATGGAGCTCAAAGACGAGATCCTCTCGGTGTTGCACGCGCAGCGCAACTGA